GCGCGCCGTGGTATATTACATGAACCTGTTCAACATTGTTTGGTTTGGATGGCGGTGTTTGGTCTGCAATAGTGTCGGTCGCTACTGGTGAAGGTGTCACCTCTGAGGGTGGATTGTCAAGTGGTGGTTGATCTTTTGGTGGATCTGCTGGTGGAGCTGCTTCAGCAGGGGGAGCCTCTGCTGGAGGAGGGTTTCCTGCATCAGGGTCTGGGGGAGTCTCTGCAGGTGGAGCAGCTTCTGTTGGTTGATCTGCTGGTTCTGTATGTGTGCAAATGGTAGCCGATTTCCTTGTCTTCTTGACGGCTTTGACTATTTTTTCAGGATCTGCCCACccaattattgttattttttgttgTGGAAAGTCGATATAGAGATCGTATATGCCTATGAAAAGGTCAGGGTTAATGATTAGAATGCTGCCCCAGGTTATGGCGCAAAGAAAAACTTGCTGATTTTGCTAACTGCTTACCATTAATGCCACTTAGAGCCTTCTTGATCTTTTGCACGCACCCATTACAGTCCATCCGGACTTGTACCTCTGTGATTCGAGGCTTCTGCATTTTTGACAGGAGAACCGTGGTTAAAGAAAAATGCCTTAAGTTTATGTTCATCCAGAGAAATGATAAAGTACCTCTTTGAATACCAAATGTTAATGTGAGTTATGCGTGTTAGAGACATACCTCTAATTCAGGAATCATGACCAAGGACAGGTGGATAGAATGGAGAAGAAGCAAAGAGAGGTGCTTTGAGTGGGATGGAGAGACTGGGGACGGAGAGGATCGTATAAGTTGGCACCCATTTGTACTCGAGGAAGGAATAATTGAAAGGCAAAAGGTGTGGGGCATGTAAGGAATCCCCTTTATTCTGGGTGTAAGAGTTAAATTTGCTGTTGATTGGGCTCTCAAGAGTGACAGAGATATCTTAAAGGGGGTTGTGTTTTGTTTGAGAGGGGGAAGGGAATTTGCTTTGCCATGGGATGGCCACATCTATAATTGGGAAGTGTGCGGCCTGGATATCCAAAGCCGACCAAGGAATAAAGAACTTCCAAAGTGTGGATGGAGATGAGATGATAGAATGCATCATTCATGCGAATGCGGTTGATAAAACCAAGCAGCTTTTCGGGCCAAGGATATCCACTCTCTGGGAATCCTTTGGTCACAAGAAAGTCTGCTTCAATGCATGAAAGGGACCAAAATTTTTAACTTGCGTTTGGAGTGAGGGAATGATTAACCCACACAATTAGTCTTCATTTTTTTTGGTCATGAAGGGCGATGGGGAGGCTAGCCAGATTCCCACTTTGAAACTGAGTTTTTTTGGGGGCCCAACGCACCCACAACTAGTTTTATGATTTAGGCATATGCATTAATCTTAACCCTCACACATCTGTATATGATTCGATGAATGATTGTGTTGGGCATCTCAACAAGAGCAACTTGAACTCAACTAAAACGTTTGTTATGGGTGACTTGTTTTCCTTGGGGGTTCCTCTACCCCTACAATGGCCAGATGCAGTGGCTCTCATCTCGGCCAATCTCTTGATTATCCAACATAATTTAGAGTGTTAGGGCAAGTGAGGGTGCGGGGTAAAATGCGCTTTAGATtggtaaatttttaaaattttccactCTGGTCGCTTAATATAATCGCTGTATATTATAAATCATTACAATTTTTGCAAACCTCTGTAGTTATTATTGAAACGGTAATGATTTTGTACAGTGATTAAAATCAAACTTAGGAATGTCTTGTGACATCATTAAGCTGAAAGCATGTTGGTATGCCAGACCCGACCCGGGTTTTAAAACAatgatttggttttttttttttgggggggggggggggggggggagaggatGAGGAAGAAGATAAGAAAAGGGTGGTGGGATATGATGGATGGTTTTGATATTTATGGTTGTTAGCTTTTAATTTAACAACtgatttatcctctctctctctctctctctctctctctctctctctctctctcgtataTGATTATTGATTGAAGATGAGAAATAAAAATTGACTGGCTTGGAAAAAAGTGTGCTTTAAAAGAACGATAGAAATTGACTTGCTTTTGagcttttttgttttgttttatgtttattttgttttttgtatttttttttaaaaaaagaactGGAATGGAGGACTTTGCCTTTGCAAATCCCAAATTCCCTTTGCCCATTTTGTTACTTCGAGGAACAAgaagttttgaatttaaaattatattaaatttggaTAGGATGTAATATAaggaaatttgtcaaaatttacttaaatttaaatttaatattttaaattcatttttgaaagaGTTTGTCTAGATTAAAGAATTTTTCttagaaaggaaaagaaaatgtaaaaaaattttactttttcttatattttttgcTATAGATTCTAATACAGGTAGGCTCTGTCTTTGCATGTCTCATATTCTCTTTTCCATTTTAATCTTTCTAATTTTACTATTCTAAGGTCTGTTtggattaaaaattttagttcagcagagaaaagaaaaggaaaaaaattattattttttgtatttttttagtaaatattattaaaaataaaagaatttattttaatatgattaaaaattaagaaaatttgaatAGTCATgatgtaaaaaattaaaattttgctaataaatttggtatgttttattttatttcttacttttcttaataatcaaatattaatgtgaattgttttatattttccTTTGCACAACCGA
This genomic stretch from Malania oleifera isolate guangnan ecotype guangnan chromosome 3, ASM2987363v1, whole genome shotgun sequence harbors:
- the LOC131150758 gene encoding proline-rich receptor-like protein kinase PERK10 isoform X2, with the translated sequence MIPELEKPRITEVQVRMDCNGCVQKIKKALSGINDPEKIVKAVKKTRKSATICTHTEPADQPTEAAPPAETPPDPDAGNPPPAEAPPAEAAPPADPPKDQPPLDNPPSEVTPSPVATDTIADQTPPSKPNNVEQVHVIYHGAPEYGYRYDYGQYYPNGPGVRFEPPQPVYVTHSYNKYKPSTYVTEYEHIQSPPTYIHHSRVDHYSEDHYHNNNVNGNFSAMFSDENPNACRIV
- the LOC131150758 gene encoding heavy metal-associated isoprenylated plant protein 35-like isoform X1 translates to MIPELEKPRITEVQVRMDCNGCVQKIKKALSGINGIYDLYIDFPQQKITIIGWADPEKIVKAVKKTRKSATICTHTEPADQPTEAAPPAETPPDPDAGNPPPAEAPPAEAAPPADPPKDQPPLDNPPSEVTPSPVATDTIADQTPPSKPNNVEQVHVIYHGAPEYGYRYDYGQYYPNGPGVRFEPPQPVYVTHSYNKYKPSTYVTEYEHIQSPPTYIHHSRVDHYSEDHYHNNNVNGNFSAMFSDENPNACRIV